The Vibrio tubiashii DNA window AACGAACTCATCACCAGAAAGTCGAGCCACCACATCATTATCATCAGCCATCGACACAAGTCGTTTGGCGACCTGCTTCAACACTTCGTCACCAGCATCGTGGCCGTAAGTGTCATTTACCGATTTAAACCCATCAAGATCAATATAGAACAGCGCCAATCCACAACAGCTTCTTCGCTCAGATCTAAGCATAGCTTCAAGTACACGGTAGAGCTCCGTTCTATTCGCCAAGCCTGTGAGTGAGTCATGATGTGCTAGGTAATCGAGCCTTTCCATTTCTTTGTCGCTTGAAAGATCACTCAGCAAATAAACGAAATCATATTCATCTTGATTTTCACTGCTAGCAATTCGCGATACTTTAACAAATAGGGGGACTTTTTTATGACCTAGCTTATGACGCTCCCATACTTCACCTTGCCATTGACCATGTTCATTAACTGCCTTCTTAATCGTCGGCATCAAAGATTTAAACTGTTGCCAATCGAATATCTCATCCGGCCGTTTGCCTAATAGAGCCTGTTGAGAATGACCGAGAAGCTTCGATACCGCAGGGTTTGCCATCGTAATCTTATCGAATGGATTAGTGACAATGAGTCCGTCCTGGCTATTCTCAAATACACCTGCTGCTAGTCTCTGCCTGCGCTGAGCAGCATCCGCTTCAGTCACATCTTGAATAGCGAACAGCACTTGATCTTCCTTGCTCAGTCGCGTGGTCGCAATACTCAACAGTTGATGGTTACCAAACACATCTTTGACCCACAACTGTCTGTCTATTATCTCAGCATCCTTTGTCATCGCTTCCGCTATGATGAACTGACCACCGACCCCGAGTAACTCAACAAGTAATGTGCCTTTCAAATATCCTGGCGTTCGACGGAAGATGGCACAGGTTGCCGCATTAAAATGGACCACTTCACCATTAGCATTCATCACCACTAGCGCGTGTTTGACTGTCTCTACTACTTCATTGGCGAATGCCTTTTCTTGTTCTAGTTTAGTCAGCGTATTGGTGACTTGCTTATCTCGCTCTTTAAGCCTTTC harbors:
- a CDS encoding diguanylate cyclase domain-containing protein gives rise to the protein MLQSYITQKDNLLNRADVLATGVAHSLQTVILAGDKKTAERILVAFSADEDVVRVKLYMTNGQLFAMYEKQGAIAPVPTEKQRAEIRHNRYAISDEHIFLLVPIKSGADVIAHLRITLSKQSLNAIYADAMSNSINYLILLAVSALVLYLMVEMYIIKPVYRLSSGIWSYIENKRETLNITHAADDEIGGLIQAFNTMLERLKERDKQVTNTLTKLEQEKAFANEVVETVKHALVVMNANGEVVHFNAATCAIFRRTPGYLKGTLLVELLGVGGQFIIAEAMTKDAEIIDRQLWVKDVFGNHQLLSIATTRLSKEDQVLFAIQDVTEADAAQRRQRLAAGVFENSQDGLIVTNPFDKITMANPAVSKLLGHSQQALLGKRPDEIFDWQQFKSLMPTIKKAVNEHGQWQGEVWERHKLGHKKVPLFVKVSRIASSENQDEYDFVYLLSDLSSDKEMERLDYLAHHDSLTGLANRTELYRVLEAMLRSERRSCCGLALFYIDLDGFKSVNDTYGHDAGDEVLKQVAKRLVSMADDNDVVARLSGDEFVVVTNCINPKSIDSVACMIIECLEKPIDYKGEVLKVGASVGVQYTEYQDVNTDKLLKAADTAMYHAKTSGKGQYVIHLEKNETKVI